AGATCCACTTCTGTTAAGCCAGATTGTTTCGCAGTCTCAAATATCCGTGGCAGTGCTTCTTGCATTTGTTCCGTATAATACAGACTATCGCTTTCATCGAAATAAGCTGCGAATACTTGGAAACTAGTAAGACCCTTCGAAATTTCCCGAAGATCTTCAATACTAGATTTCCACTGCCAGTCTACAACCCAGGCCGATAATTCCAGACTCGGCTCTACCCGAACCAACTTCTTTTCTTCGTGGGATCGGCCTTCGCATCCCATATACATGGCAGTTATACCTATGATAATCGTGATCGTTACAACAACTCGCCATTTACCTGTCACCTTGAACACCTTGGGTCCTTCCCCTTTACTCACCATTTAGAAGCTTTCAATCGCCCAATCAATGGAAGTACTAATTGCTTTTTGTATTTGGGTTACTACTCCTTTGAAGCCTTTAGACTTACTACTGAACAATACAGATGATTGACTGTCTTTTTGGTTTAAAGACTCTATTCTCAAATCGCCAAACACCCCATCGTATATATCATCTTTCTTATTCTGAGGGTTATATTCGGATTCGAGCACCACACCACCTGTATTGACCGCACTGTCGATATTCACTTCCGTGAGCAATTCCTGATCTACCTTTAATTTCAACTGATTTCCTTGAACGGTGAGTTCAAGATTCCTCGTCTGCTTATTATTGACTGGGTACTCCGTTTCGGTAGATAAGGCCCCTTCCGCTGTCTGCTCCTTCGTATACACCGTAGCCTTATCGAAGGCAAGATCCTCCGAACGCCATTGAACAGCATCCAATGTACGGGTGAAAATTTGCTCGACTGTGTGCCCCTGCTTCTTCTGATCCACCTGAATCACGTTATTATCCAACGAAACACGGAGATAGGAATCCTTCTCTTCGTTATAACGAACATATACCGTCTGTTTACCTACAACATTCCCGGTGAGCTTCGTGCTCAGCTTCATATCCGTATAATGGCTACTGCCATTCAAGTAAATCTTCCCTGCCCCAGCGGAAGGAGAAGTGAGTGCAATGCGGTCTTCTACGAACTCAGCTGCTCCGCTGATGGTTTTCCACTGCTCGGCACGCTTTGCATCGCCGTGAATAAACTGCATACTCTGCTTGCTATCCTTGCCAATCTTCATCAACAGGTGATTAGTGTACCAGTAAGGCTCCGGCTGAACCCTCGTCAGATCATATAGATTCTGTGTACTGTCATTATACACATGTCCTTCCCGGTTAAAATGCATTTTGAACAGACGCTGGATATTAGCATCGTTGGCATCGGACACTAACCGGTTCATCCCCTCATATAGGGTATTAGCATGCATAATCATATACACATTCGGTACAAAGCCCAAAGTATCTGTATAGATGTCTCTCATTTGCTTGTAATCCCCGTTGATACGGGATTCCATCTCATTGCGGTCTTCCAGCGGAATCATGTTCTCATCACGAATGAAGTCCATCAAATAATGATTATAATACTCCACGTTCTCCTTATTACGTAATTGATTCTCACTCTTCATTCCAATAAAGCGGCCCTCTTTATCAAAGATATTAATATACGTCAGACG
The nucleotide sequence above comes from Paenibacillus sp. IHBB 10380. Encoded proteins:
- a CDS encoding polysaccharide deacetylase family protein; its protein translation is MIKGRRSSTLDYHRKDRKKFIKTIIQAAILLTVGIFLFQVIFNVRHYDEPVKSTWANDKGFIALSYFGVDRSGTPKLVAKKQLNQQLKALYDQGYTTISQQDIMDFYQKGKALPDKALFLSFEDGRNDSSLFAQPLLERYNFKATFLSYANKMGNSDRKFLQPKDMLKMMKTGYWELGSNGYRLTYINIFDKEGRFIGMKSENQLRNKENVEYYNHYLMDFIRDENMIPLEDRNEMESRINGDYKQMRDIYTDTLGFVPNVYMIMHANTLYEGMNRLVSDANDANIQRLFKMHFNREGHVYNDSTQNLYDLTRVQPEPYWYTNHLLMKIGKDSKQSMQFIHGDAKRAEQWKTISGAAEFVEDRIALTSPSAGAGKIYLNGSSHYTDMKLSTKLTGNVVGKQTVYVRYNEEKDSYLRVSLDNNVIQVDQKKQGHTVEQIFTRTLDAVQWRSEDLAFDKATVYTKEQTAEGALSTETEYPVNNKQTRNLELTVQGNQLKLKVDQELLTEVNIDSAVNTGGVVLESEYNPQNKKDDIYDGVFGDLRIESLNQKDSQSSVLFSSKSKGFKGVVTQIQKAISTSIDWAIESF